Genomic segment of Amphibacillus xylanus NBRC 15112:
CGACCTGACAATGTTGGACTTGATGATTTAGCATAGCTTTCAATAAAGATTACTTTTCTACGGAAAAGCTTTGCAACATAGCACATAGGTACAGCTGTATGTGCACCTGTTGTAATGACGACATCTGGGCGATTAATTAAAAATATAACAATTGTCTTACAGATGTTATAAATAAATTTAAAGACGTAACGGATCGGATAATTACGTCCACCATGTAATAACGTTGAGATAGGATATTGCTTTTGCAGTTCCTTAGCGATAACAGAGCGTTCTGTTACAATATGATATTTGTAGTTTTTGAATAGTGACTCCAATTGCAATAATTGAGTGAGATGTCCACCAATTGAAGCAATTAAAAGGATTTTCTTTTGTTTCATTTTACTAACTCCTTGTAGCCATATAGTTGTATCAGTTTTGCAATCACTTTATCTTGATCATATTGATTTGCTTTCTCTTCTCCGTTTTTGATTAATCTTTCTCTAAGTGCTTGATCTTGAATTAGTTTATTAATCGCATCGCCTAGGGCTTGCGGTTGATGTGGTGGTACAATTAATCCCGCTTCATCTGCAAGCAGATAGGCTAATCCTCCAACATCTGTACCAACAACAGGTGTATGTGTTGCCATAGCTTCTAAAGCCGCTAAACCAAATCCCTCCATATGTGATGGTAATACGAAGATATCCGCTGCTTGTAGCCATGTTGCAATTTGTGTTTGAACAGTTGCTTTATGATGATGGATCTTCATCTTGGTCGATTTAAGTAACTGTTCAAAAAAAATCGGCTCCTTGTTTGCACCAATTAAATGACATTCAAGATGATGCTGATCTGTTAAAGACTCGCATGCTTTGACTAATTCTTCTAACCCCTTCGCTTTGATTAAGTTGCCGACAAATAAAACAATTATTTTGTCTTGCGGGAGATTAAGTTTTTTTCTAGCATGAGTTTTTGAACCTGGTTTAAAGACAGACCGATTAACACCCATATTGAGGACGGTGAGTTTATTATGTGCAATTTTATATTTTTTATTTAATACTTGTTTTAATTTTTCACCTACGACCACAATATGGTCTGCATTTGTTAGAATTCTTTTTATGCTTACGGCGATAAGTCGGTGTTTTTTTGGCATTTTATCGATGTCACCACCATGTGCGGTAACGATTAGACGAGTCCCATAAATGCGCTTAATGACTTGACCTAATAAGCCACTTGGAAAAACATAATGCGCATGAACGACCTGATAGCTTTCTGCTTTAAAGAGTAGTATCAAACAAAATCTAATCAGCCATACGGTATATTTAACGATCACATTTAACTTGTCCATTTTATGATTTTTGATAGCTAAGATATCTACTTTGATTGGGTAGTTTT
This window contains:
- the pssD gene encoding PssD/Cps14F family polysaccharide biosynthesis glycosyltransferase, coding for MKQKKILLIASIGGHLTQLLQLESLFKNYKYHIVTERSVIAKELQKQYPISTLLHGGRNYPIRYVFKFIYNICKTIVIFLINRPDVVITTGAHTAVPMCYVAKLFRRKVIFIESYAKSSSPTLSGRLVYPISDLFIVQWESMKEIYPKAVYGGCVY